tctataataacattttacaaacgATAAGTCAACACAGACATTTTGACAAATGGTAACAAATGACAGTGCAAACAGATATCGCAACAACATATATGAAGCCTACTatttacacatttaataaatatataataatttatatttaagttgCAAAGTTCTGCATGCTGTTGAATCCAATTGACCACAGAAGGATTCAGTAATATTAAGAAttcaacatttttaatgaaattaatatttttttacatataacttATAGTGCAACATGATTGACGTTATAGTGCAATTATAGGTCttgtttaaataagtttaatagTCTGAAAAGCTGCACTATTCTTTCATAGGGGAACAGTGTTTGTGAATGGCAGCTGCATACGTGTCAAGGTGCATTTTCTTCTGGTTTTGGTTTTAGGTTTCCCAGTCTATTCGGAACTCCTCTTTATTCAACAGTCAAACGTGTTATGGATACTGCATttcaaaaaatttagttttttttatttttaaagtatatgtGGATACAGGAACTTCAGATTAGTGAAATTTCAAACATACATAAAGCGTTTAACAGTTGTAAAATCGTATAGCTACTGCAGATGTATAGCTTTTAAATTGATACACTTATTCTTGTTACAGATCCCTTAACCTATAAGGCTTGAGTAGCCTAATGTCGCCCTCTAGTGGTTATTTTGacttttgatagatagatagatagatagatagatagatagatagatagatagatagatagatagatagatagatagatagatagatagatagatatattatcTATGAGATTTATTTTTGTCACGGTTTGATGTAAACGTTatggaaataaaaatcacacgATGGAATTTGAATAAtgggtatgtatatatatatatatatatatatatatatatatatatacaattcagaccaaaagtttggaaacattactattttaaatgtttttgaaagaagtttcttctgctcatcaagcctgcatttatttgatcaaacatacataaaaaactgtaatattgtgaaatattattacaacttaaaataatcgttttctatttgaatatactttaaaaaaaaaaaatttattcctgtgatgcaaagctgaattttcagcatcattactccagccttcagtgtcacatgtaacatccagtctatcacatgatcctttagaaatcattctaatattctgatttataatGAGTGTTAGAAATTagtatatttgatgaataaaaggttaaaaagaactgcatttataaaaaaaaaatctaataatatatattctaataatatattttatttactatcactttttttcaatttaacacatccttgctgaataaaagtattgattttatttaaaaaaagaaagaaaaaaaattactcaccCCAAATTACTGTCCAGTAGTgtaaattgttattacaaaattaaaaacagcttctttttttttttttttactttttattcgtcaaagtatcctaaaaaagtgtcacatgttctgaaaaaatattaagcagcagaactgtttccaactttgataatgaatcatcatattagatttctaaaggatcatgttataatgatcctaaaaattcagctttgcatcaaagaaatttttttctgtatttttatcaaataaatccagaagaaacttctttcaaaaacattaaaaatagtaatgtttccaaacttttggtctgtactgtatatatatatatatatatatatatatatatatatatatatatatatatatatatatatatatatatatatatatatatatatttacgttTACATCAAaccatgacaaaaataaaaattacttacttccatagtagggaaaaaaatactatggaactcaatggcaaccaccaactgtttgattaccagcaatctttaaaatatcttctttaatcCTCAAAATAAGAAAGCAacttgagggtgaggaaatgatgacagaatttttatttttgggtgaactatccctctaaataatataaaactcCAGTTTCGGTTCACGAAAAAAAATTGGTGCTGCTTTGTGAATGTAGAGTGTCCTGCAGTTGCTCCAGCTGTCCGGTGGATGTCGCGCTAACTCCTGAAAATCCCATTTCCAATCTTTTGCTTGGAAGAGAAACGCAGACACCTCATTCAAAATGGCCTCTAATAGCGACTGCGCTGGACGTGGATCAAAATGTACATAAACAACACCGAGCCGTTGCTTTACTCTTCATTCTTAACGCTACAAGCTTCGGAGGCGCGATGTCATGAATGTGCTGGACTGGCAGAATCGGCGGGGTACATAAGATGAGCGCTTGTTTTGCAGACAGCCCAGTCGAACCGGGGCGCTGCCGCTGCCGCTGCAGCAGGGCTTCATCTGCCTTTCTGAGCCACCGACATGGAAAGAGTGGATGATGCTGTTGATGAGCCGGGACTCGCACCGTCCTTCGATGTCAACGACAACCGGGAGGAGTGCAAACCACGCGTTTGCGGTTCAGACCCCGAAAGAGGACGGGAGGGTTCTGTTTACAGTTCGGCACATGCGACTCCGGGCGGTGCTGGACTACCCTCTCTCCCCCCGGTGGAGGTGGGGTACAGGGCCGGAGTATTTAACGGGTTTCCCGGAAAGCTGGAGATGGATATGGTGTGTGTGAATGGAGAAGGAGGCGAGGGGGATCGGGTTACAGGGACTTCCGAAGCTGAGAGCTGGAATAAATCTgacagaaactatttaaattcacaaCCGAGGTCTGCAGTGTCATTTATGGGTATAAACTCGCCAGATATGAAGATGTCTAATGGAGATGTTATCCATGAACACATGGATCTTGATCAAACTCATTTGAGGTGTTTGGATTATGCAGAAGGATTCAACAGGAAGGGCACTGCTTTAGACCAAGGTGTGAAAGTGGGTAATGGGGGGTTGTTGATTGTGAACAGTTATGACACCCTGTCTCAAGTCCCCTTTAGAGCAGTGGGTGGCCTTTCTTCTCCAGAAAGCTGTGTCTTTGTTCATCAAAGTGACAGTGTCCTCTCTACGGGGAGGTCATGTGAAAGGATCAGTCGTGCCAGTCCTGAGAGCTCAGAGGAGGCCCAGCCCTGTGACCCGGATCCTGCGGACACCCTGTCAGACCTCAGTGCCAAGCTGTCCTTTTCTCCCCTGGCAGAAAACACCAGCGATTACACAGAGACCGACCCAAGCCCAGAGGAGGATTTCAGCGACACAGGCCCTCCTCCCCTCAGGCCCCAGAACCTCCGGACTAACTCTAGTCACACAGTCTCCCTCAGCTGTGATGCCACTCCTCTGAGCCCCGGGGATGATGGGTATTTTGGAGCAGAGGGCGGTGTGGATGAATGTCCCAGTTCTGAGATAGCATTCGAGGGCGGCCGGCGGCAGAGCGCTCCAGACCGGGTCGCTGCGGACCCTGATGCCTCATACGACCAGACGCTTGGCACTAAGAGGCACGGCATTGCTGAGTTCTTGACCAGGTAGAGAAAGTTGTGTACAAGTCTCTTGAGTTGCAGTGAACCTCATTAAAAAATTTCAACCCTCTATGCACAACTTGGCAACATAATCGCCATTGgctaagacattttttttttagtttgcctgccagactgatacacacacacacgcttaccgtattttcaggactataagtcgcactttttttcaatgttttggctggtcctgcgacttatagtcaggtgcgacttatttatcaaaattaacttTACATGatccaagagaaattaactaagagacatgaaccaagagaaaacattaccttctccagccacgagagggcgctctatgctgctcagtgctcctgtagtctacactgaagacatagagcgccctctcacggctgtagactgtaatgttttctcttggttcttgcttgtaaataaatgcgacttatagtccagtgcgacttacatatgtttttttcctcatcatgacgtcattttggactgatgcgacttatagtccgaaaaatacggtatagacggtttcatcgggcgcacgcgcctggacctaagttaacttccggtctctgttgtgtatatcggtctggctgcgatgccatctacaaacgcagttaaagccaaggtgatgagtagactgaagttgggctcaggtggttgtgctgcgggatgtgtttcccatacatttatttatttttggagactcgccacaattttaaaactgatcgattttcaaaaaggcttcgttaaataaacatgagtaacgtaacgttacgtaacgtactgcatgtttaataataataataattccttacatttatgtttaaatatcaaaacgaggcacgagtgtttttatattgctgtatttctgaaagaagacgtgcatgttatatgcgtgataaagcagcgtgtgagcgtaccagctctgcttcgtttacagctgttactggggaaacctctatttcttgcgctttatgtctatgctttaaaacatctcctgctggcaaataatgaattagcattttcattaagtccgcctgatccacacagaaaacacattttgtttgttatcaaaaaatatctactctagagggacttggctgttgttattgattctatttggagtctaccggaagttaagttaggtccacaaaagcgctcacgcgcattaacgtttgtttatgttgatgccgttgaaaccgtctatatatatttatgattccACCAAATCagtttatctttgtaaaatggcacagcttcttAAATCTTAGCTTCTTAATCAGTCAATCAAGCATTATATTATGATAATTAAGCACTATTTAGTGATAGAACTCCAGTGATTAGACCAAAAACTTGGTAGCCATGTATGAaagcatatttgtcattttaactgaacttggGACTTGTGGTAATGCTTAAGATATTGttgatcattaaaaataatagtaatacgtaattgtacattttttatgaaaagatAATGccactactaattctactactaataatacagTCCATTAAGGaatgatgagctgctgggttcatgaataatATCACGTTGTTAGTGCTCGCTTGAACTGATTTGCCTGaatcaaaacagggatggtaatattatcattattcatATAATAAGAAACCAGCATATCTTCTGCTTTTTCTTAAAAGCTGGATAATCCTAAATGAACTTTCCTGTTATTTTGACCGGAAAATACAGCAAAGAATATGGTTTACACGTAGCACGTCAATTCTGCATGGTATGTAacaccagtgttgccaagtctgcggtttttcccacagaattgggctactttataGTCTCAGCCTCAGTTGTCATTCCCACGGACCGTTGGCTGAACGTCTGAAGCATAGGGCACACAGTActtccggggggtgaacaaaggcctcctgtagtgaattgaTGTGCTTTTGTAAGTAAAATAtctatattcaaaacataataatcacttaaATCTAGATTGCGCTCACGGTTGTAAACAAAGTAGTTCTGGgggaatgacgtatgaggtcagcttttttcaacccccggagccgtgtgagacactttttttttcatggatgggtgcttttaaaatcttttggactgaagcaatgcaacacccgctgactgcaatgatagagcttgaaacaTCAAAgataaattttaatataactccaactggattgaTTTGAAATATGAAAGTCATGTACGGCTAGGATCcctcgggggtgagtaaaacacagcccaatttgaatttttgggtgaactaaccctgtaaGTTAAATTGATAAAGTACCGATCACCACATCAGACTtgttccttaatttttttttctccaaatattaGCTACATTTCTTAATTGAAGAGCTGAGCTGCCTGTGAAGAAGCTCTTTATCGTTTAAGAGCAAAAAGtcaagtacaatttaaaataaagttttgtcaTCTCAGTCTTACATGGAGACAAAATTCGGCTTCAAAAGCAAACCGAATGATATCAGACAGACTGCATTATCTGATTTGTTTCCGTTACGTTTGGGTTTAAGTCACTTTATTGCACCAGTAATGCAATACCAGAGTTCAGAGGCAGTTTGGTCTCTACAAAGACCTACATAGACTTATAGcctagaaaaacacacacacacacacacagagaggaatTTTAATGTCAGCTTTTATGAGTTTGGCTTCGTGGTGTTCTGCTGCTGAGACTTTGTTTCTGCTCACTCAGTAGCTTCAgttccgtgttttttttttttttttttttttttttttacaggaacaaACTTCTCTTTTCCAGCTCTACCATACAACATAACAAATCTTCCTTTGTGACACTTTCTTTTTGTCCGTCTCCCTCACTATTGTGTGTGCATCCTCTCCATCTCTCCCAGCACAGTATTGACCTGCCTCACTGGCTTTATTGTGTAATTAAGACAGCTTTATATTGATTGTCCCATCAGAAAGCATGTTCAGAGATTTAATGAACTTCTCTCCGTTCTCCACAGCAGGGTCTGCTCattatctgtgtgtttgtgtaaagtgCACCTGTGACTGGTGCTGCTGTATCACCACGAGCACTATGAAATCCCTGTGTTAAGCGCATTAAATCCTTAGACCTGAGCTGTCCTAGATCTTAATTCCCTATGGTCATAGTCTGAACTTAAGTTTAATGCTTGTCATATTTTAGCCTCTTATTTCACAGGCTATGAGGACTTAATTAACTCTTTGGgaatctctctcttttatttgtatAAGATGATGTGGCATGTGTTTTTGAATAGTCCCTCTTTTGGTCTCTCTTCCTGTCTTGTCTGTTTTCAAAGGAGTTTGTTTTCCTGGAAGCCCAAAGAGTCAAAGGGCGCAGCATCACACAGTGTTCCAGGATGGAGGCTGTTTGGGAAAATTCCACTGCGGGACAACCCTCTGAAGAACTCTAGGACCGTACAACAGGTAAGGTTTAAAGGAATGACATTTTCtaaatttagaattatttttatttactcatGCTTCGAACCCGTCTGATCAgcttttctgtggaacataaagtaTATAAGCCTTTTTCAAAATGTATCACTCCGTATTGGATATTCTTTATTGTTCATGCTTATTTACATCATAACATTATGATTTTGTGTTGCCTATATCAACATTTTAGAAGTAGAGTAAAATAGAGTAAAAGCCATTAGGGttaaaatattagtacaatttaaaacaactgtttctgttttaatctattttaaagaaaatacatttattactcaaatagcaaactgaattttcagcaggcattacttcagttttcagtgacGAGATCCTCCAGAAATCTTAATAATatactcaaaaacattttttcttgttacaaatgttgaaaatagtttaatatttagcttttacttaatattattgtggaaaccATTGTATATTTGTTCTTCAAAAGAacagaacattttttaaatacaatttttctaacattatgaatgtctttactgtcacttaacTGTGTTGATCGTTATTTTGCATTCTCATTATTTTGTATTCTAATTAaacgtattatttatttataaaatcgtATTTACCCTAATCCTAAATATATTTaccatacacacacaacacacacacatatacatatatatgtacgtgtgtgtgtacagtatatatataaattattacagttttccctaTTTGGGTGGATATTTCTTTAAAGAGTGTAAAACCCAAGAGACCGTAGCACTGTTTCCATGACCAGAAACACTGATGTTCATACCCTTATTTGTGCGGAGAAAATATAGCAGACCAGTATCTACTGTAGAGGGTTAGGGAGAGAGCGAGAAAGCgaaagagaaagaggaggaagaaaAACCAAGAGAGGACCGAGTATGTGAAATAAATAAGGATTGAAATTACTGCTGGAAACTCCGCGTAATTTTGTGTGTCAGCCAGGAGAGAGAATTTGTGTGGGGCTAGCTGggacattatgtgtgtgtgcagctgtccTTCAGTATGTGATGACTGAGCCGGTGTTGTTTTCAGCTTTGGATTTGCGCTTCGTTCGCCCTCCACACTCTGCAGGTGTCTCTCTGTATTCCAGAGAGAGACCTCCGATGAACTCGTGCTTCAGATCCCCCTCTTCTTCAaggattgttgttttttaacttaaaatacaTATAACATCTAAACACAGTTAACAGAATTCTTACTGACTGTGTCTGTGGATTTATGTCCTTTAACCTTCTAACATCATCTAATGTCTTTCAACAGCATGGTTACATTAAGTTTCTAATGCTTCACATAAAATGTGCAAGGATGCCTTTTTTTGTTGCAAAGTCTGACTAACAGACCTAAATAATGAGTTTGTGGCTTTGTCCAGTATGTATACACATAAATTGACCCACAGCCCTGGTGTTTGTGCCATAACtatgtgaatgtaaatgttttatttccctGGTTGGCCTGTATTTGAGTCGAGCTGTTTGTGGTTCAGTTATGATATGGGTTAACATTAAGGTCATTGCCTTTGGCTCTTTTACTCTTAGCATGTGGGAATCTCATGACCAAAGTCTACCTCCTCCGGATATGTGTGGCAGCTGAGAAATTGTAGACACAGACCTGCTGTAATCTCATAATGACTATTGTGACTATAGTGactttttaataatgattttattttacaatttttaaggAGTATGAGTCAGGACCACCCCCTCACATTCAGCCAATGAGACGCAAGAATCTGGAGTTTGAGCCTTTGTCCACAACTGCTCTTATTCTGGAAGACAGACCTCCGTAAGTGTGAAACACAAACTACAGGTCCCATAATGCACTGCTTCGTGTGCTGTAAGCTtccatttaatcaaatatttaccCAAATTCCCTGGGCACTGCTGGTGAAACACAAGCCGTCACGCCAAATGTGTGCATATAAACCTGAAGAGCAGGTTTTGTGACCAATATTCTCATAATTGTATCAGAACATTATGTGCTTTGCGTAGTTGTTAATTGAAAATTGGCTATTTGTTTAGTTATTGTTGGACCCGGAGGTGTAGCCAGGTAGATTTCACACCTGAATGAGATGGTTGTAATGTAAAAATTGAACACCCCAAAAAATGGACAGATCTTTTCTTGAAATCTTGAACGTGTTTCAGAAAGTTCTcgatatatatataacagatggTCAGTTTTTATGTGTAAAGCAGATATTGTCCCTAGTTTCCCGTTTTTAGCTTCATGCAGCAGATTTGGTTTTGTTATTCAATTTACAACAAATGTAAAATtctattaaatttttaaaataaaatttcaatatttcttttttaattaaattaatttttttttatcaaataagagCAGCCTTGGGCAGCATCAGAGACTTCTTAGTGCATATTTGGGTGAAggtttttttgtgtttatgtagATTCAAAGACTTCTTGTATTTTTAGGAACCTGCCAGCTAAATCAGAAGAGGAATCTCAGAAACACCGGCAGGAATACAGTGAGATGGTTGCAGGGGCCAAGAGAAGGGGTGAGTAACATGTCCCTTTTTCCAGACATTTATTAGTGTATTTGCAATTATAATGACATTTGACACTTGATCTGTTGGCCATACACCCCTGTATTTAACCCCCTCACACAGCTGcccctctcacacaaacacaaattgtTGTCGCATTAATGTTGCTGCTTATGCGCACACAAAATCTTGGTCTTCTTTTGCTTAGAGATGAAAGAAGCACAGAAGAAAAAACGTCAAATGAAGGAGCGATACCGACAGGAGGAGAACATTGCCAATGCCATGGTGATCTGGAACATGGAGGTCCTGCCTAATTGGGAAAGCATGTAAGTGTCCCATCCATATATATCCATATAAGTGGATTTATTCATGCCTTTTAATGTAATGATGTGCTCTGTTGCTATGACAAAGGCGTAACACACGGCGTGTACGAGACCTCTGGTGGCAGGGCGTCCCGCCCAGCGTCCGCGGGAAGGTCTGGAGCCTCGCCATCGGAAATGAGCTCAACATCACCCCAGGTAACTGTGGTGACTGGTTTGGTTTGTCTTGATCATCTGTGGCCCTCTGGCCGTGTGTAACATCAGtctgacacaaacaaacacagatgaaGTCCAGATGGAAGTGTGTTGACAGGGAAGCAGCTGTTGCATTTGTCACAGCAGTTGTGCTTGtgtctttttgtctgtgtgtgttttagagctGTATGAGATCTTCCTGTCCAGAGCCAAAGAGAAGTGGAGGAGCTTCAGTGAGACTAGTTCAGTCAATGAAAATGAAGGTCTGTTTGTTCTTTTTGTGCTTTTCACTAACCTGTCTGCAAACTAATCTACATCACAGAATGAAGTAATCAAATAATCCTttctttgaaagtgaaagtgaatccTGATTGAGGTGAATAAGAGTGTGTTTACAttgccagtgtgtgtgttagtgtcagGTGCATGGTTTCCATTAAAAGCTGCCTGTATTGCATCACATGATATCAATAAACCAGACAATATCATTTCTTATCTACTCTGACATGGGACTGGATGATACCAAGAATATTTACAACATATCCATTAGGGCTGCTCGATTAAGACACAGatcataatcacaattattttggtcaatattgtaatcacgattatttaacacaattatgagggggccatatgaccaaaactttgtatgagtgatttatttaaataaagtgatgcatatcaaatatgtattttctgtaaatatgGTTGCTATGACATCTACACCGTAGAGACCAGcggaatttcaaacaaacaaacaaaaattccacataattattgaaaattactgaaaataattaaactgtcaataataaaaaagcaaaggacaaatacaatagactaaaaagatacaaataaaacaaactgtgctttaatgtttattttatgcaagtaTCAAGCAGTTAAGAGCCtactacagaaattaataatcaaataactttttttgtttcttaaagctacaaaagtctTTCAGCAAAGAGcagtgtgtgatttataaatttataaaaaagcaCACAGTCGCAGCAGGAAAATAGCCCGCTGTTACATTAAGAGCCACACAGATCCAAATTACCGTAACACAcgtattttcattctcaactctTTACGTTAATTTATTACATGACCGACGAAAGTATACATGAATAATCACGAAGCGCaccattttgacacatttttgcgTGTATTTGACGATTTAGGCGCGCACCTTGAGCTAAACGATGACTTTAAATGTCTGTGTTCCATCTTTAAGCACATATCTCTTCCCGAGGAGCAGTGAAAGTTCTCTTTcacgcttttaaaaacatgaataaatatacttttataaataaagcatGTCCCATTATGCAAATGTCATGTAACATGTTTTACTGATTTGAACAGGAAATTGGGCTTTTATCGAGGAAAGAAAGCGCAGCGCTGCAAAAAAGGGGTGGAATGGGGCGCAATAATCGTTTTATCttgataattgtattttcatgatcGTTGGAGGCCAAAATCGAAATCGAACCATTTTTTgcaattaattgcacagccctaatatccATGATAATTCTATTCTAAACAAAGTGAATACTGTA
This DNA window, taken from Carassius auratus strain Wakin chromosome 14, ASM336829v1, whole genome shotgun sequence, encodes the following:
- the LOC113113688 gene encoding TBC1 domain family member 12-like isoform X1 encodes the protein MERVDDAVDEPGLAPSFDVNDNREECKPRVCGSDPERGREGSVYSSAHATPGGAGLPSLPPVEVGYRAGVFNGFPGKLEMDMVCVNGEGGEGDRVTGTSEAESWNKSDRNYLNSQPRSAVSFMGINSPDMKMSNGDVIHEHMDLDQTHLRCLDYAEGFNRKGTALDQGVKVGNGGLLIVNSYDTLSQVPFRAVGGLSSPESCVFVHQSDSVLSTGRSCERISRASPESSEEAQPCDPDPADTLSDLSAKLSFSPLAENTSDYTETDPSPEEDFSDTGPPPLRPQNLRTNSSHTVSLSCDATPLSPGDDGYFGAEGGVDECPSSEIAFEGGRRQSAPDRVAADPDASYDQTLGTKRHGIAEFLTRSLFSWKPKESKGAASHSVPGWRLFGKIPLRDNPLKNSRTVQQEYESGPPPHIQPMRRKNLEFEPLSTTALILEDRPPNLPAKSEEESQKHRQEYSEMVAGAKRREMKEAQKKKRQMKERYRQEENIANAMVIWNMEVLPNWESMRNTRRVRDLWWQGVPPSVRGKVWSLAIGNELNITPELYEIFLSRAKEKWRSFSETSSVNENEECGGSLADRESSLDLIKLDISRTFPSLYIFQKGGPYHDILHSLLGAYTCYRPDVGYVQGMSFIAAVLILNLEEAHAFIAFANLLNKPCQMAFFRVDHDLMLKYFAAFEVFFEENLPKLFQHFQNNSLTPDFYLIDWIFTLYSKSLPLDVACRVWDVFCRDGEEALFRTGLGILRLYQDVLLQMDFIHSAQFLSRLPENTPAHTLFSCIANTQMISNNRRWNQVFSALIKDGLKETDKSSSSSSSSNSPALRS
- the LOC113113688 gene encoding TBC1 domain family member 12-like isoform X2, encoding MERVDDAVDEPGLAPSFDVNDNREECKPRVCGSDPERGREGSVYSSAHATPGGAGLPSLPPVEVGYRAGVFNGFPGKLEMDMVCVNGEGGEGDRVTGTSEAESWNKSDRNYLNSQPRSAVSFMGINSPDMKMSNGDVIHEHMDLDQTHLRCLDYAEGFNRKGTALDQGVKVGNGGLLIVNSYDTLSQVPFRAVGGLSSPESCVFVHQSDSVLSTGRSCERISRASPESSEEAQPCDPDPADTLSDLSAKLSFSPLAENTSDYTETDPSPEEDFSDTGPPPLRPQNLRTNSSHTVSLSCDATPLSPGDDGYFGAEGGVDECPSSEIAFEGGRRQSAPDRVAADPDASYDQTLGTKRHGIAEFLTRSLFSWKPKESKGAASHSVPGWRLFGKIPLRDNPLKNSRTVQQEYESGPPPHIQPMRRKNLEFEPLSTTALILEDRPPNLPAKSEEESQKHRQEYSEMVAGAKRREMKEAQKKKRQMKERYRQEENIANAMVIWNMEVLPNWESMRNTRRVRDLWWQGVPPSVRGKVWSLAIGNELNITPELYEIFLSRAKEKWRSFSETSSVNEECGGSLADRESSLDLIKLDISRTFPSLYIFQKGGPYHDILHSLLGAYTCYRPDVGYVQGMSFIAAVLILNLEEAHAFIAFANLLNKPCQMAFFRVDHDLMLKYFAAFEVFFEENLPKLFQHFQNNSLTPDFYLIDWIFTLYSKSLPLDVACRVWDVFCRDGEEALFRTGLGILRLYQDVLLQMDFIHSAQFLSRLPENTPAHTLFSCIANTQMISNNRRWNQVFSALIKDGLKETDKSSSSSSSSNSPALRS